Proteins encoded within one genomic window of Glycine soja cultivar W05 chromosome 1, ASM419377v2, whole genome shotgun sequence:
- the LOC114409375 gene encoding GPI ethanolamine phosphate transferase 2 isoform X1, which produces MSSISCTKLTLFSLAAVAIQFIGLSIFVFGFFPVKPLLSGYSGCESFRRPTCDNDGAANQSYASLSPDRRRFLYQEGSEIPPLYDRLVLMVIDGLPAEFVLGKKGQPPSKAFMEAMPYTQSLLASGMAVGYHAIAAAPTVTMPRLKAMVSGAIGGFLDVAFNFNTLAYLDDNLVAQFFKIGWKMVMHGDDTWLRLFPGLFARHDGVSSFFVKDTVQVDQNVSRHLGDELSRDDWNFLILHYLGLDHVGHIGGRNCVLMAPKLFEMDEVVKMIHINTLRNLENDQRKTLLVVVSDHGMTENGNHGGSSYEETDSIALFIGPKTHASGHSSSNHDTIFQVDIAPTIALLFGVPIPKNNIGVLISQMVDSLTDDQKLRALQLNSWQLFRLLQAQLPGLSCRNFPCDAFVTNSGPTISECKGSKEKLFCCLYLNAATLHDAWKAKVVTRSNSTEGYNSIVAAYNEFLSSASEWLSHKATDKPINLLVLGVAALVVSCLILLGVVFVIHKEVPAWETQDHDNYVKPWKIDEVFILFGILILVISMGSSSMIEEEHYIWHFLTSTINLLFFRKAIQSLEFNKAHDFLNSIKEQKNTSVSQISSLFLILFSGRILRGWHQGGVNWTNLPDISKWLEQAGNQYINLIQIASCAMVIIMGISVLFLMQSKTKVLTGIGLCLLMSGLFVLQHFMKHPDMSASYNKDANLSVQILFAVLGITTIAVVLVLPWIMPMQTPDICSRKNFYMSASVPVEIQNSTPILVLKDSLYIVGCLYITFWCLLQLLLQQSINAVPVLLLFIQFLASMLTFSSNVSCHKQWVEITALYNLGMAGHFALGNSNTLATIDVAGAFIGISSHSTFLSGLLMFIITYATPMLFFLSMVLYVSVKATIYPLVIKKGNSGEILKTLLGFPCLVPLTINSVLMTVYTIILLLMRNHLFIWSVFSPKYLYVCAATACVYVGICIVVVTVIHTYIVLFWLRKSFSISSKAKGTWWSSKLRTN; this is translated from the exons ATGTCTTCAATTTCATGCACGAAGCTGACACTGTTCAGCTTAGCAGCGGTTGCGATTCAGTTCATCGGTCTCTCCATCTTCGTTTTCGGCTTCTTCCCCGTCAAACCACTTCTCTCCGGTTACAG TGGCTGCGAGAGTTTCCGACGACCAACCTGCGATAACGATGGCGCTGCAAATCAGAGCTACGCGTCTCTCTCTCCAGATCGCCGCAGGTTTTTATATCAG GAAGGATCCGAGATTCCTCCTTTGTATGATCGACTTGTCTTAATG GTTATTGATGGTCTTCCAGCGGAATTTGTGCTTGGCAAGAAGGGTCAGCCTCCTAGCAAGGCTTTTATGGAAGCTATGCCATATACACAGTCATTATTGGCAAGTGGTATGGCTGTTGGATATCATGCAATTGCTGCTGCTCCAACCGTTACAATGCCTCGATTGAAG GCTATGGTTTCTGGAGCAATTGGGGGTTTCCTGGATGTGGCTTTCAACTTTAACACCCTGGCTTATTTAGATGACAATCTTGTTG CACAGTTCTTTAAAATTGGGTGGAAAATGGTTATGCATGGTGATGATACATGGCTCAGGTTATTTCCTGGTTTATTTGCAAGACATGATGGAGTTAGCAGTTTTTTT GTTAAAGACACCGTACAAGTAGATCAAAATGTGTCTCGACATCTTGGTGATGAACTTAGCAGAGATGATTGGAATTTTCTG ATACTCCATTATCTAGGCTTGGATCATGTTGGACATATTGGTGGGCGGAACTG TGTGTTAATGGCTCCAAAACTTTTTGAAATGGATGAAGTGGTGAAGATGATTCATATAAATACTTTGCGAAATCTAGAAAATGATCAAAGGAAGACACTTCTG GTTGTAGTCAGTGACCATGGAATGACTGAGAATGGTAATCATGGGGGTTCATCCTACGAGGAAACAGACTCTATAGCTCTATTTATTGGGCCAAAAACCCATGCCTCTGGCCATTCATCATCCAATCATGACACAATTTTTCAG GTTGATATTGCACCAACAATAGCTTTACTTTTTGGTGTGCcaattccaaaaaataatattggtgTTTTGATCTCTCAAATGGTTGACTCTCTGACAG ATGACCAAAAGTTGAGGGCACTGCAGTTGAACTCATGGCAGTTGTTCAGATTACTTCAAGCACAATTGCCTGGTTTGTCCTGTAGAAATTTTCCATGTGATGCCTTCGTTACTAATAGTGGACCCACAATCAGTGAATGCAAAGGTAGCAAGGAGaagttgttttgttgtttgtatttaaaTGCTGCTACTCTTCATGATGCCTGGAAGGCTAAAGTAGTCACCAG gtcTAATAGCACGGAAGGTTATAACAGCATTGTTGCAGCATATAATGAGTTTCTGAGCTCTGCAAGTGAGTGGCTATCACACAAAGCAACTGAC AAACCAATTAATTTACTTGTTCTTGGAGTTGCTGCTTTGGTTGTATCATGCTTGATACTTTTGGGAGTTGTGTTTGTCATCCACAAAGAAGTTCCTGCTTGGGAGACACAAGACCATGACAATTATGTGAAGCCATGGAAAATTGATGAGGTGTTCATTTTGTTTGGCATCCTGATCCTTGTCATCAGTATGGGATCAAGTTCCATGATTGAGGAAGAGCATTATATTTGGCATTTCCTAACATCCACCATTAACTTGTTATTTTTTCGTAAAGCAATACAGTCTTTGGAATTTAATAAAGCACATGATTTTCTCAATTCAATCAAGGAACAAAAGAATACATCAGTATCCCAAATAAGTTCCTTGTTCCTTATTCTTTTTTCTGGAAGAATTTTGAGAGGCTGGCATCAAGGTGGTGTAAATTGGACTAACCTTCCTGACATTTCGAAGTGGCTTGAGCAGGCTGGCAACCAATATATAAACTTGATTCAGATAGCATCTTGTGCCATGGTCATCATAATGGGAATATCTGTATTGTTCTTAATGCAGTCTAAAACAAAAGTGTTAACAGGGATTGGGCTCTGTTTGTTAATGTCTGGTTTGTTTGTATTACAACATTTTATGAAACATCCGGACATGTCTGCCTCATACAATAAGGATGCCAACTTATCAGTACAAATACTCTTTGCCGTTCTGGGAATCACCACTATTGCAGTTGTATTGGTTTTGCCATGGATTATGCCTATGCAAACTCCCGACATATGCTCAAGGAAAAACTTCTACATGTCTGCTTCTGTTCCTGTTGAAATTCAGAACTCGACACCAATTTTGGTATTGAAAGATTCCTTGTACATAGTTGGATGCTTGTACATTACTTTCTGGTGTCTTCTGCAGTTGTTGCTTCAACAATCCATCAATGCGGTGCCTGTGTTGTTACTCTTTATTCAATTCTTGGCCAGCATGCTTACTTTTTCTTCCAATGTGTCATGTCATAAGCAGTGGGTTGAG ATTACTGCTCTGTACAATCTGGGAATGGCAGGCCATTTTGCTCTTGGGAACAGTAATACACTAGCTACAATTGATGTGGCTGGAGCTTTTATT GGAATTTCAAGTCACTCAACCTTCCTTTCAGGTCTTCTAATGTTCATTATTACTTATGCAACCCCAATGTTATTCTTTCTTAGTATGGTGCTGTATGTCTCTGTCAAGGCCACAATCTATCCACTAGTTATCAAGAAAGGAAATTCTGGAGAAATTCTCAAGACCCTTCTTGGATTTCCTTGCTTAGTACCGCTGACCATAAATTCTGTTCTCATGACTGTGTACACGATCATCTTGCTGTTGATGAggaatcatttatttatttggagtGTTTTTTCTCCCAA GTACCTTTATGTTTGTGCTGCAACTGCATGTGTCTATGTCGGGATCTGCATTGTAGTTGTTACTGTGATCCATACATACATTGTGCTTTTTTGGCTGAGAAAGAGTTTCTCCATAAGTAGCAAGGCAAAAGGTACGTGGTGGTCATCGAAGTTAAGAACAAATTAG
- the LOC114406346 gene encoding uncharacterized protein LOC114406346: MTKSELARERKRKAVPNPVKEAPYPLVPSKKDNERYFALFLDIFKKLEIAIPFGEALQQKSIYIKFLKDLLTKKSKYINNESIMVEGNCSAVIQRILPPKFKDPRSVTIPCSIGTVTVGKTLIDLGASINLMPLSMCIRIGNLEIAPTRMTLQLADHLTLWRG, translated from the coding sequence ATGACTAAAAGTGAGTTggctagagagagaaaaagaaaggcaGTCCCCAACCCAGTTAAGGAGGCTCCATATCCTTTGGTGCCATCTAAGAAGGACAATGAGCGATATTTTGCTCTCTTCCTTGATATTTTTAAGAAGCTAGAGATTGCAATTCCTTTTGGAGAGGCCTTGCAGCAAAAGTCAATTTATATCAAGTTCTTGAAGGATCTCCTCACCAAAAAGAGCAAATATATCAACAATGAGAGTATaatggtggaaggaaattgcagtGCTGTTATTCAAAGAATTCTACCACCAAAATTCAAGGATCCAAGAAGTGTAACCATTCCATGTTCAATAGGGACAGTGACAGTGGGAAAAACACTAATTGACTTGGGAGCTAGCATCAATTTGATGCCACTTTCGATGTGCATAAGAATAGGGAATTTAGAAATTGCACCAACAAGAATGACACTTCAGCTTGCAGACCACTTGACCTTATGGCGTGGTTGA
- the LOC114409375 gene encoding GPI ethanolamine phosphate transferase 2 isoform X2 yields the protein MSSISCTKLTLFSLAAVAIQFIGLSIFVFGFFPVKPLLSGYSGCESFRRPTCDNDGAANQSYASLSPDRRRFLYQEGSEIPPLYDRLVLMVIDGLPAEFVLGKKGQPPSKAFMEAMPYTQSLLASGMAVGYHAIAAAPTVTMPRLKAMVSGAIGGFLDVAFNFNTLAYLDDNLVAQFFKIGWKMVMHGDDTWLRLFPGLFARHDGVSSFFVKDTVQVDQNVSRHLGDELSRDDWNFLILHYLGLDHVGHIGGRNCVLMAPKLFEMDEVVKMIHINTLRNLENDQRKTLLVVVSDHGMTENGNHGGSSYEETDSIALFIGPKTHASGHSSSNHDTIFQVDIAPTIALLFGVPIPKNNIGVLISQMVDSLTDDQKLRALQLNSWQLFRLLQAQLPGLSCRNFPCDAFVTNSGPTISECKGSKEKLFCCLYLNAATLHDAWKAKVVTRSNSTEGYNSIVAAYNEFLSSASEWLSHKATDKPINLLVLGVAALVVSCLILLGVVFVIHKEVPAWETQDHDNYVKPWKIDEVFILFGILILVISMGSSSMIEEEHYIWHFLTSTINLLFFRKAIQSLEFNKAHDFLNSIKEQKNTSVSQISSLFLILFSGRILRGWHQGGVNWTNLPDISKWLEQAGNQYINLIQIASCAMVIIMGISVLFLMQSKTKVLTGIGLCLLMSGLFVLQHFMKHPDMSASYNKDANLSVQILFAVLGITTIAVVLVLPWIMPMQTPDICSRKNFYMSASVPVEIQNSTPILVLKDSLYIVGCLYITFWCLLQLLLQQSINAVPVLLLFIQFLASMLTFSSNVSCHKQWVEITALYNLGMAGHFALGNSNTLATIDVAGAFIVF from the exons ATGTCTTCAATTTCATGCACGAAGCTGACACTGTTCAGCTTAGCAGCGGTTGCGATTCAGTTCATCGGTCTCTCCATCTTCGTTTTCGGCTTCTTCCCCGTCAAACCACTTCTCTCCGGTTACAG TGGCTGCGAGAGTTTCCGACGACCAACCTGCGATAACGATGGCGCTGCAAATCAGAGCTACGCGTCTCTCTCTCCAGATCGCCGCAGGTTTTTATATCAG GAAGGATCCGAGATTCCTCCTTTGTATGATCGACTTGTCTTAATG GTTATTGATGGTCTTCCAGCGGAATTTGTGCTTGGCAAGAAGGGTCAGCCTCCTAGCAAGGCTTTTATGGAAGCTATGCCATATACACAGTCATTATTGGCAAGTGGTATGGCTGTTGGATATCATGCAATTGCTGCTGCTCCAACCGTTACAATGCCTCGATTGAAG GCTATGGTTTCTGGAGCAATTGGGGGTTTCCTGGATGTGGCTTTCAACTTTAACACCCTGGCTTATTTAGATGACAATCTTGTTG CACAGTTCTTTAAAATTGGGTGGAAAATGGTTATGCATGGTGATGATACATGGCTCAGGTTATTTCCTGGTTTATTTGCAAGACATGATGGAGTTAGCAGTTTTTTT GTTAAAGACACCGTACAAGTAGATCAAAATGTGTCTCGACATCTTGGTGATGAACTTAGCAGAGATGATTGGAATTTTCTG ATACTCCATTATCTAGGCTTGGATCATGTTGGACATATTGGTGGGCGGAACTG TGTGTTAATGGCTCCAAAACTTTTTGAAATGGATGAAGTGGTGAAGATGATTCATATAAATACTTTGCGAAATCTAGAAAATGATCAAAGGAAGACACTTCTG GTTGTAGTCAGTGACCATGGAATGACTGAGAATGGTAATCATGGGGGTTCATCCTACGAGGAAACAGACTCTATAGCTCTATTTATTGGGCCAAAAACCCATGCCTCTGGCCATTCATCATCCAATCATGACACAATTTTTCAG GTTGATATTGCACCAACAATAGCTTTACTTTTTGGTGTGCcaattccaaaaaataatattggtgTTTTGATCTCTCAAATGGTTGACTCTCTGACAG ATGACCAAAAGTTGAGGGCACTGCAGTTGAACTCATGGCAGTTGTTCAGATTACTTCAAGCACAATTGCCTGGTTTGTCCTGTAGAAATTTTCCATGTGATGCCTTCGTTACTAATAGTGGACCCACAATCAGTGAATGCAAAGGTAGCAAGGAGaagttgttttgttgtttgtatttaaaTGCTGCTACTCTTCATGATGCCTGGAAGGCTAAAGTAGTCACCAG gtcTAATAGCACGGAAGGTTATAACAGCATTGTTGCAGCATATAATGAGTTTCTGAGCTCTGCAAGTGAGTGGCTATCACACAAAGCAACTGAC AAACCAATTAATTTACTTGTTCTTGGAGTTGCTGCTTTGGTTGTATCATGCTTGATACTTTTGGGAGTTGTGTTTGTCATCCACAAAGAAGTTCCTGCTTGGGAGACACAAGACCATGACAATTATGTGAAGCCATGGAAAATTGATGAGGTGTTCATTTTGTTTGGCATCCTGATCCTTGTCATCAGTATGGGATCAAGTTCCATGATTGAGGAAGAGCATTATATTTGGCATTTCCTAACATCCACCATTAACTTGTTATTTTTTCGTAAAGCAATACAGTCTTTGGAATTTAATAAAGCACATGATTTTCTCAATTCAATCAAGGAACAAAAGAATACATCAGTATCCCAAATAAGTTCCTTGTTCCTTATTCTTTTTTCTGGAAGAATTTTGAGAGGCTGGCATCAAGGTGGTGTAAATTGGACTAACCTTCCTGACATTTCGAAGTGGCTTGAGCAGGCTGGCAACCAATATATAAACTTGATTCAGATAGCATCTTGTGCCATGGTCATCATAATGGGAATATCTGTATTGTTCTTAATGCAGTCTAAAACAAAAGTGTTAACAGGGATTGGGCTCTGTTTGTTAATGTCTGGTTTGTTTGTATTACAACATTTTATGAAACATCCGGACATGTCTGCCTCATACAATAAGGATGCCAACTTATCAGTACAAATACTCTTTGCCGTTCTGGGAATCACCACTATTGCAGTTGTATTGGTTTTGCCATGGATTATGCCTATGCAAACTCCCGACATATGCTCAAGGAAAAACTTCTACATGTCTGCTTCTGTTCCTGTTGAAATTCAGAACTCGACACCAATTTTGGTATTGAAAGATTCCTTGTACATAGTTGGATGCTTGTACATTACTTTCTGGTGTCTTCTGCAGTTGTTGCTTCAACAATCCATCAATGCGGTGCCTGTGTTGTTACTCTTTATTCAATTCTTGGCCAGCATGCTTACTTTTTCTTCCAATGTGTCATGTCATAAGCAGTGGGTTGAG ATTACTGCTCTGTACAATCTGGGAATGGCAGGCCATTTTGCTCTTGGGAACAGTAATACACTAGCTACAATTGATGTGGCTGGAGCTTTTATT GTCTTCTAA
- the LOC114409375 gene encoding GPI ethanolamine phosphate transferase 2 isoform X3, which translates to MTILLFFKIGWKMVMHGDDTWLRLFPGLFARHDGVSSFFVKDTVQVDQNVSRHLGDELSRDDWNFLILHYLGLDHVGHIGGRNCVLMAPKLFEMDEVVKMIHINTLRNLENDQRKTLLVVVSDHGMTENGNHGGSSYEETDSIALFIGPKTHASGHSSSNHDTIFQVDIAPTIALLFGVPIPKNNIGVLISQMVDSLTDDQKLRALQLNSWQLFRLLQAQLPGLSCRNFPCDAFVTNSGPTISECKGSKEKLFCCLYLNAATLHDAWKAKVVTRSNSTEGYNSIVAAYNEFLSSASEWLSHKATDKPINLLVLGVAALVVSCLILLGVVFVIHKEVPAWETQDHDNYVKPWKIDEVFILFGILILVISMGSSSMIEEEHYIWHFLTSTINLLFFRKAIQSLEFNKAHDFLNSIKEQKNTSVSQISSLFLILFSGRILRGWHQGGVNWTNLPDISKWLEQAGNQYINLIQIASCAMVIIMGISVLFLMQSKTKVLTGIGLCLLMSGLFVLQHFMKHPDMSASYNKDANLSVQILFAVLGITTIAVVLVLPWIMPMQTPDICSRKNFYMSASVPVEIQNSTPILVLKDSLYIVGCLYITFWCLLQLLLQQSINAVPVLLLFIQFLASMLTFSSNVSCHKQWVEITALYNLGMAGHFALGNSNTLATIDVAGAFIGISSHSTFLSGLLMFIITYATPMLFFLSMVLYVSVKATIYPLVIKKGNSGEILKTLLGFPCLVPLTINSVLMTVYTIILLLMRNHLFIWSVFSPKYLYVCAATACVYVGICIVVVTVIHTYIVLFWLRKSFSISSKAKGTWWSSKLRTN; encoded by the exons ATGACAATCTTGTTG TTCTTTAAAATTGGGTGGAAAATGGTTATGCATGGTGATGATACATGGCTCAGGTTATTTCCTGGTTTATTTGCAAGACATGATGGAGTTAGCAGTTTTTTT GTTAAAGACACCGTACAAGTAGATCAAAATGTGTCTCGACATCTTGGTGATGAACTTAGCAGAGATGATTGGAATTTTCTG ATACTCCATTATCTAGGCTTGGATCATGTTGGACATATTGGTGGGCGGAACTG TGTGTTAATGGCTCCAAAACTTTTTGAAATGGATGAAGTGGTGAAGATGATTCATATAAATACTTTGCGAAATCTAGAAAATGATCAAAGGAAGACACTTCTG GTTGTAGTCAGTGACCATGGAATGACTGAGAATGGTAATCATGGGGGTTCATCCTACGAGGAAACAGACTCTATAGCTCTATTTATTGGGCCAAAAACCCATGCCTCTGGCCATTCATCATCCAATCATGACACAATTTTTCAG GTTGATATTGCACCAACAATAGCTTTACTTTTTGGTGTGCcaattccaaaaaataatattggtgTTTTGATCTCTCAAATGGTTGACTCTCTGACAG ATGACCAAAAGTTGAGGGCACTGCAGTTGAACTCATGGCAGTTGTTCAGATTACTTCAAGCACAATTGCCTGGTTTGTCCTGTAGAAATTTTCCATGTGATGCCTTCGTTACTAATAGTGGACCCACAATCAGTGAATGCAAAGGTAGCAAGGAGaagttgttttgttgtttgtatttaaaTGCTGCTACTCTTCATGATGCCTGGAAGGCTAAAGTAGTCACCAG gtcTAATAGCACGGAAGGTTATAACAGCATTGTTGCAGCATATAATGAGTTTCTGAGCTCTGCAAGTGAGTGGCTATCACACAAAGCAACTGAC AAACCAATTAATTTACTTGTTCTTGGAGTTGCTGCTTTGGTTGTATCATGCTTGATACTTTTGGGAGTTGTGTTTGTCATCCACAAAGAAGTTCCTGCTTGGGAGACACAAGACCATGACAATTATGTGAAGCCATGGAAAATTGATGAGGTGTTCATTTTGTTTGGCATCCTGATCCTTGTCATCAGTATGGGATCAAGTTCCATGATTGAGGAAGAGCATTATATTTGGCATTTCCTAACATCCACCATTAACTTGTTATTTTTTCGTAAAGCAATACAGTCTTTGGAATTTAATAAAGCACATGATTTTCTCAATTCAATCAAGGAACAAAAGAATACATCAGTATCCCAAATAAGTTCCTTGTTCCTTATTCTTTTTTCTGGAAGAATTTTGAGAGGCTGGCATCAAGGTGGTGTAAATTGGACTAACCTTCCTGACATTTCGAAGTGGCTTGAGCAGGCTGGCAACCAATATATAAACTTGATTCAGATAGCATCTTGTGCCATGGTCATCATAATGGGAATATCTGTATTGTTCTTAATGCAGTCTAAAACAAAAGTGTTAACAGGGATTGGGCTCTGTTTGTTAATGTCTGGTTTGTTTGTATTACAACATTTTATGAAACATCCGGACATGTCTGCCTCATACAATAAGGATGCCAACTTATCAGTACAAATACTCTTTGCCGTTCTGGGAATCACCACTATTGCAGTTGTATTGGTTTTGCCATGGATTATGCCTATGCAAACTCCCGACATATGCTCAAGGAAAAACTTCTACATGTCTGCTTCTGTTCCTGTTGAAATTCAGAACTCGACACCAATTTTGGTATTGAAAGATTCCTTGTACATAGTTGGATGCTTGTACATTACTTTCTGGTGTCTTCTGCAGTTGTTGCTTCAACAATCCATCAATGCGGTGCCTGTGTTGTTACTCTTTATTCAATTCTTGGCCAGCATGCTTACTTTTTCTTCCAATGTGTCATGTCATAAGCAGTGGGTTGAG ATTACTGCTCTGTACAATCTGGGAATGGCAGGCCATTTTGCTCTTGGGAACAGTAATACACTAGCTACAATTGATGTGGCTGGAGCTTTTATT GGAATTTCAAGTCACTCAACCTTCCTTTCAGGTCTTCTAATGTTCATTATTACTTATGCAACCCCAATGTTATTCTTTCTTAGTATGGTGCTGTATGTCTCTGTCAAGGCCACAATCTATCCACTAGTTATCAAGAAAGGAAATTCTGGAGAAATTCTCAAGACCCTTCTTGGATTTCCTTGCTTAGTACCGCTGACCATAAATTCTGTTCTCATGACTGTGTACACGATCATCTTGCTGTTGATGAggaatcatttatttatttggagtGTTTTTTCTCCCAA GTACCTTTATGTTTGTGCTGCAACTGCATGTGTCTATGTCGGGATCTGCATTGTAGTTGTTACTGTGATCCATACATACATTGTGCTTTTTTGGCTGAGAAAGAGTTTCTCCATAAGTAGCAAGGCAAAAGGTACGTGGTGGTCATCGAAGTTAAGAACAAATTAG